DNA sequence from the Agromyces aureus genome:
GCGCCGGGCACTCGGTCGGCACCAACGGCGCCGCCTACGGCGCGGCGCTGAAGCGCGCCGACGCCCAGCTCGGCGAGATCCTCGCCGCGGTCGAGGCCCGCCCCACCCGCGCCGCCGAGGACTGGACGATCATCGTCACGGCCGACCACGGCCACACGCCGACCGGCGGACACGGCGGCAACACGCCCGCCGAGCGCAAGGTCTTCGTCATCGCGGCAGGCCCCGGCATCGCCGCGGGTTCGGTGCGCAACGACGTCAAGGTCGCGGACATCGCGCCGACCGTGCTCGCCGCCGACGGCATCGCCGCCGACGCCGCCTGGAAGCTCGACGGCACTGCGCTCGGCGCCCTGAAAGCCGACGACTTCGACGCGCTACGCCCCGTGCTGCAGGGCAAGGTCGACGAGACCCGCCCCGCCGCGGGCACGCTCGGCTGGACGCACACGACGCCCGAGGGCTGGAGCATCGACAACTCGAAGATGCCCGCAGGCGGCGTCACCGAGTGGGCCGGCTGGTCGTTCGCGACCGACGAGTTCTGGACGAACGTCGAGCTCGGCCAGCGCCGCGAGACGAGCGTTCGCAGCCGCGACGTCTTCGCCGTGGCCGACTCCGACGAGTGGGACGATAAGTCGCACACCGCCGGCCAGTTCGACTCGACGCTCGTGAGCCCGGCTTACGCGCTCACCGGGGCCGCGACGGCGACGCTCGCGTACGCGACGAACTACTTCATCGACGGCCCGCAGTCGGCCGAGGTCTCGGTGAGCTTCGACGGCGGAGCGCCGCAGTCGCTGAAGGCGTACTCGGCCAACACCAACACGAACGAGCGGCTCACCTTCGACGTGCCCGCCGGCGCTCGCACGGCCCAGTTCCGCTTCCACTACACCGGCACCAACAGCGCCTTCTGGACCGTCGACCGCGTCGCGTTCGAGCAGGCTCCCGCGCCGGTCGCACCCGACACGACGAAGCCCGTCGCGACGGTCAAGACGGGCACCGGCGAGACCGTCGGGGCCGACGGCACCTACGACAAGGTCAGCTTCAAGCTCTTCGACGCCGGCAAGGTCGACAAGGTCGAGCTGAACGGCGTGGTCAAGGACCTGTCGAACAACGTCTGGTCGGACCTCAACTTCGTGAAGCCGGGCACGTTCGGCGCGGTCGCGGGGCAGAACACGCTGATCGTCTCCGATGTCGCCGGCAACACCTCCACGGTGGTCTTCACCCTCCTGGGCTGATCATGGCGAGCGGATGCCCCGGGGCCGGTGCCCCGGGGCATCCGTGCGTCTGCGAGGCCGCACGCGCAGGTTCCCCGCGCCGAACGTCAGGAAGCGCTCGGGTCGTCGGTGGCAGGATGGACCGGTGAGCCTCGAGAACAGCCCCCTGCATGACACCACCATTCGTGGTTTCGCCTCCGACAACTACTCCGGCGTGCACCCCGAGGTGCTCGCCGCGATCACTGCCGCGAACGGCGGCCACCAGATCGCCTACGGCGAGGACGCCTACACCGAGCGACTCCAGCAGGTCTTCGCCCAGCACTTCGGCGAAGGCGTCGAGGCCTTCCCGGTGTTCAACGGAACGGGCGCGAACGTCACCGGCCTGCAGTCGATGCTGCCCCGATGGGGCGCCGTGATCTCGGCGAAGACCGCGCACATCAACTCCGACGAGGGCGGTGCGCCCGAGCGCGTGGGCGGCATCAAGCTGCTCACCGTCATCGCGCCCGACGGCAAGCTCACCCCCGAGCTCATCGACGAAGAGGCGTGGGGCTGGGGCGACGAGCACCGCGCACAGCCGCTCGTCGTCTCGATCACGCAGACCTCCGAGCTCGGCACGCTCTACACGCCCGACGAGGTGCGCGCGATCGCCGACCACGCGCACGAGCACGGCATGCTGCTCCACATGGACGGCGCACGCCTCTCCAACGCCGCCGCCTCGCTCGGCCTGCCGCTGCGCGCCTTCACGCGCGACGCCGGCGTCGACGTGCTGAGCTTCGGCGGCACCAAGAACGGCGCGCTCGGCGCCGAGGCCATCGTGGTGCTCAACCCCGCGGCATCCGAGGGCCTCAAGTACCTCCGCAAGCTCAACATGCAGCTCGCCTCGAAGATGCGCTTCGTCTCGGCGCAGCTGATCGCCCTGCTCGAGGGCGATCTCTGGCTCGAGAGCGCCTCGCACGCCAACGCCATGGCCCGCCGCCTGCGCGACGCGCTCGACGCCGGCATCGCCGCGGGCGAGCTGCCCGGCCTCGGGTTCAGCCAGGCCACCCAGTCGAACGGCGTGTTCGCGGTGCTCCCCCTCGGTGTCGCCGACCGCCTGCGCGACCGCGGCTTCAAGTTCTACGACTGGGATGCCGCGAAGGGCGAGGTGCGCTGGATGTGCTCGTTCGACACGAGCGAGGCCGACATCGACGCGTTCGTCGCCGGCATCCGCGAGGAGCTCACCCGGGCCTAACGGCCAGGCCCGGGCGTCTCCGTCAGTTCGGCTCGGCGACGCGCTCGATCGGGATCGCGACGCCGAGGATCCGCTCCGCCGCGCGGAGCCCCGAGAGCAGCGCGCCGTGCACCGTCGCGGGGTCCGTGCTCCACGTCGCCTCTCCGGCGAGATGCAGCACGCCCCCGACCGGCGTGGACATCGTGTCGTGGTCGTCGTGCGAAGCGCCGCGGGCGACGTAGGAGTACGACCCGAGGCTGAACGGGTCGGCGCCCCAGCGGGTGATCCAGTACCCGCTCGGCTCGGGAACCGCGTCGCCGTAGTTGCGCCGGAGCGCCTCGAGCACCGAGGCGACGATCTCGTCGTCGTCCATCGCCTCGATGCTGCGCGCCCACTCGCCGCCCGCGAACGTGAGCAGCATCGGCGTGCCGCTGACGGCGGACACGTCGTACCAGGAGTGCCACGGAACCCCCTGAGGCCCGAGCTGACGGATCGCGTAGGCGTCCTCCTGCCAGAAGCGCTCGGGGAACTGCAGGAACACCTTGTCGAACGTGCCCATGCCGAGCCGTTCGATGGGCCCGGCCGCCGTCTCCGGAAGCGGGGGGTCGAAGGCGATCGCGCCGGACTTGAGCACGCCGAGCGGCACCGTGACGATGACCTGCGCCGCCTCGAAGGTCTCATCGTTCGTGACGACTCGAACTCCGGATGCCGACCACGTCACCGCCGTGACCTGCTGCCCGAGTCGGATGTCGAGGCCGCCCGCCAGCCCGGTCGCGAGCGCGTCGTAGCCGCCCGGGAACACGACCTCGTCGCCGTCGATCGCATCCTCGTCGAGCCCGTGGGCGTCGACGTCCTCGTTGTCTGCGCCGCACTGCTCCTCGGTGCGATGGCGGTAGAAGCCGCGCACCCGCTCCGTGCGCACGGCGTCCCAGCCGAGCTCCGCGAGTGCGCGCTCGGCGACGTCGGCGTAGCTCGCGCCGTGCTCGGTCTCGGTCACCACGGCCGCGAGTCGCTCGTCGGCGGCCGCGACATCCGCGACCCACCGCTCGGTCGCGACCGCGTCGAGCTCGGCGTGCGACTCGTCGTAGTTCGCGATCGGGCGCCCGCCCGCCTGGAAGCTGCCGACGGTGAACTCGGCGCTCTCCATGCCGAATGCCTCGACGAGGTCGGTGAGCGGATTGCCGTCGAGGCCGTGGATCCACGATGCGCCGCGGTCCACGCTGAAGCCCGATGAACGGTCGGTCCAGGTCCGACCGCCGATGCGGTCGCGCGCCTCGACGACGACGACGCGCCGGCCCGCCGCGTGGAGCAGTCGGGCCGCAGTGAGGCCGGCGATGCCGGCCCCGACGATGACGGTGTCGAACATGGGATTCGGTCCTTCGGATCGGAGGCGAGGGTGGGATCGAGGAGGCGCGTCGGCGCCCGCGCGCTCACTCGGGCGCGAGCACCTCGGTGTCGCGGTTGAGCGAACGCTTCTCGAAGTAGTCCCGGGAGTTCGGGAACAGCGCCCACACGAACATCAGCACGACACCGAGCACGAGCGAGCCGACGCCGATGAGGAACGCGCTGCCGATGCCGCCCAGCTGGGAGTACCCGTAGTCGGGGTTCGCCATGTCGATGGCCGACTGCACGAACGCCCAGGTCATGAACACGCCACCGAGCAGCGGGAACACGAACCGGTAGAAGGCGTTGCGCCAGCTGTCGAAGAGGTTGCGGCGGAAGTACCAGATGCACGCGAAGCTCGCGATGCCGTAGAAGAACGCGATGGCGAGGCCGATCGAGAGCACCGAGTCGGCGAGCACGCTCGTCGAGACGAAGTTCATGCCGGCGTAGTAGATGATGGCGATGACGCCGATGAGCGTGGTCGAGAACGTCGGCGTCTTCGACACGTGGTGCACCTTGGCGAACCGGGCGGGCAGGGCCTTGTAGACGCCCATCGCGAACGTGCCGCGCGCGGTCGGCAGGATCGTCGTCTGCGACGACGAGAGCGCCGAGATCGCCACGGCGATCACGAGGAACCAGCCGAGCGGCCCCATCGCCATGCCGGCCAGCCCCGAGAACACGTCGTCGGCGTGCTCCTCGTTGGCCAGGCCCGTGCCCGTGTCGCCGAGTCCGGCGTACATCATCGCGACGACCGTGACGCCGACGTAGGTGATGAGCAGCACGAGCGTCGAGAGCGTCGCCGCACGCCCCGGTGTGCGGCGGGGATCCTTCGTCTCCTCGGTGAGTGCGAGGCAGGTGTCCCAGCCCCAGTAGATGAAGAGCGCGAGCAGGATCGCCTGCACCATGCCGGTGCCGTCGGCGAGGAACGGGTTGAACCAGTCGAGCGAGACCGGCGTCGGATCGGGCGCGTTGCCGCTGAAGTAGCCGATGAGGCAGCCGACGACGAACGCCGCCATCGCGAGGTACTGGATCGCGAGCAGCACCTGCTGCATCCGCTCGCCGATCTCGACGCCGCGCAGCGAGATCCAGGTCATGGCCGCGATGATGACGCAGCCGAAGGTCGTGACGATGAACCGGTTGTCCGAGAGCGAGCCGTCGCCGATCAGGCTGAGCAGGTAGACCGACGCGATCTCGGCGAGGTTCGCCATGACGAGCACGCCCGCGACCGCGATGCTCCAGCCGGCCATCCAACCGGTGCGCGGACCGAACGCCTTGGCGGCCCAGGTGAAGACGGTGCCGCAGTCGGGCACGTCGTTGTTGAGCTCCCGGTAGGCGAACGCCGTGAACAGCATCGGCACGAACGCGAGGATGAACGCCACGGGCGCCTGTGCGCCGACCGCGATGATCACGTAGCCGAGCGTGGCCGCGAGGGAGAAGAGCGGGGCCGTCGAGGCGATGCCGATGACCGTCGAGCCCCAGAGCCCGAGCTTGCCGATCGCCAGTCCCTTCGTCGGCGTCGGATCGGTGGATGCCGCGGCGCCAGCCGTTGGAGTGCTCATCAGATACCTTCTCGCCGTCGAGTGCGGTGCTTCTCGGGGAACTCCGGGAGCTGCTGTCGGAACACTCTAGCGCACCGACCGACTAGTCGGTCGGCCATCGGGACGAATGGCTGGGACGGAGGATCGCCACGCTGCGGCGACGCGAGGCATCGCCGCACGCCTGCACGGGCGGAGCCGGGATCAGTCCCGGGAGCCGCGGCCCTGCAGCCCCTCGAGCGTGCCGACGAGCGTGCCGACGTGGTCGGCCGTGAGCAGGTCGTCACCCTCAGGGCGGCTCATGAGCGTGTTGTAGTTCATGCCGTCGCCGGCGAAGAGCACGAGGCGGGCCAAGCCCGGATCGTTCGTCGCCGTCACGAGCACGTCGAGCCAGTCGTCTCGGCACGACCGAAGGACCTCGAGCGCGCCTTCGTCGCCGGTCTGGGCGATCCGGTATGCGGCGTCGAAGAGCCGCTCGAGCTCGCTGTCGCGGTCGAGCGACGAGGTGAGGTAGTAGCGGACCGCGCCCTCCGGCGTTTCCCGCATGAGTTCGGCGTCACGATGGGCTTGTGCGCGGAGCTCGACGAAGAGCGCGGAACGCAGCGCGCTCACCGACGAGAAGTGGTGCAGTGCACCGGACTTCGACAGGCCCGCTCGACGCGCCACGCTCTCGAGCGTCGCATCGCGGATGCCGCGCTCCACCAGGAGATCCGTGTAGGCGGTGAGCACTCGGGCGGCCGGCCCATGGACGGTGATCATCTGGCCATCGTACGAGGCACGGCGGCACGGCTGTGTCGCCCCGACGACGAAAGGCCGCCCATCGGGCGGCCTTCTGCGCATACGCACCAACCCGTGAACGTCGTGCTGTTCGGTGGTTGGTGTGTTAAATGCAGGAAGGCCACCCGTTGGGGTGGCCTTCCTGGTAATGGTTGTCCGGCGGTGTCCTACTCTCCCACAGGGTCCCCCCTGCAGTACCATCGGCGCTGCGAGTCTTAGCTTCCGGGTTCGGAATGTGTCCGGGCGTTTCCCTCGCGCTATGGCCGCCGAAACTCTTGCC
Encoded proteins:
- a CDS encoding threonine aldolase family protein; its protein translation is MSLENSPLHDTTIRGFASDNYSGVHPEVLAAITAANGGHQIAYGEDAYTERLQQVFAQHFGEGVEAFPVFNGTGANVTGLQSMLPRWGAVISAKTAHINSDEGGAPERVGGIKLLTVIAPDGKLTPELIDEEAWGWGDEHRAQPLVVSITQTSELGTLYTPDEVRAIADHAHEHGMLLHMDGARLSNAAASLGLPLRAFTRDAGVDVLSFGGTKNGALGAEAIVVLNPAASEGLKYLRKLNMQLASKMRFVSAQLIALLEGDLWLESASHANAMARRLRDALDAGIAAGELPGLGFSQATQSNGVFAVLPLGVADRLRDRGFKFYDWDAAKGEVRWMCSFDTSEADIDAFVAGIREELTRA
- a CDS encoding flavin monoamine oxidase family protein; translated protein: MFDTVIVGAGIAGLTAARLLHAAGRRVVVVEARDRIGGRTWTDRSSGFSVDRGASWIHGLDGNPLTDLVEAFGMESAEFTVGSFQAGGRPIANYDESHAELDAVATERWVADVAAADERLAAVVTETEHGASYADVAERALAELGWDAVRTERVRGFYRHRTEEQCGADNEDVDAHGLDEDAIDGDEVVFPGGYDALATGLAGGLDIRLGQQVTAVTWSASGVRVVTNDETFEAAQVIVTVPLGVLKSGAIAFDPPLPETAAGPIERLGMGTFDKVFLQFPERFWQEDAYAIRQLGPQGVPWHSWYDVSAVSGTPMLLTFAGGEWARSIEAMDDDEIVASVLEALRRNYGDAVPEPSGYWITRWGADPFSLGSYSYVARGASHDDHDTMSTPVGGVLHLAGEATWSTDPATVHGALLSGLRAAERILGVAIPIERVAEPN
- a CDS encoding APC family permease produces the protein MSTPTAGAAASTDPTPTKGLAIGKLGLWGSTVIGIASTAPLFSLAATLGYVIIAVGAQAPVAFILAFVPMLFTAFAYRELNNDVPDCGTVFTWAAKAFGPRTGWMAGWSIAVAGVLVMANLAEIASVYLLSLIGDGSLSDNRFIVTTFGCVIIAAMTWISLRGVEIGERMQQVLLAIQYLAMAAFVVGCLIGYFSGNAPDPTPVSLDWFNPFLADGTGMVQAILLALFIYWGWDTCLALTEETKDPRRTPGRAATLSTLVLLITYVGVTVVAMMYAGLGDTGTGLANEEHADDVFSGLAGMAMGPLGWFLVIAVAISALSSSQTTILPTARGTFAMGVYKALPARFAKVHHVSKTPTFSTTLIGVIAIIYYAGMNFVSTSVLADSVLSIGLAIAFFYGIASFACIWYFRRNLFDSWRNAFYRFVFPLLGGVFMTWAFVQSAIDMANPDYGYSQLGGIGSAFLIGVGSLVLGVVLMFVWALFPNSRDYFEKRSLNRDTEVLAPE
- a CDS encoding TetR/AcrR family transcriptional regulator is translated as MITVHGPAARVLTAYTDLLVERGIRDATLESVARRAGLSKSGALHHFSSVSALRSALFVELRAQAHRDAELMRETPEGAVRYYLTSSLDRDSELERLFDAAYRIAQTGDEGALEVLRSCRDDWLDVLVTATNDPGLARLVLFAGDGMNYNTLMSRPEGDDLLTADHVGTLVGTLEGLQGRGSRD
- a CDS encoding alkaline phosphatase family protein, which produces MPSPNRAIRAVSTTFLAAALVAAPICAQAASAASAAPVAAAADGSRTAKTLVVGIDGASFDFLEPAEMPNLVALRAAGLTATSNLYAQPMAGTISGAGWSTIATGVWPDKHRVPDNNFSNPNYGEYPDYLTRIETAKPERSTLVVGTWGPIPGTIFGPKVDQRIAGGNDVGTTARTVAALSTGNPDDVFVHLDEVDGAGHSVGTNGAAYGAALKRADAQLGEILAAVEARPTRAAEDWTIIVTADHGHTPTGGHGGNTPAERKVFVIAAGPGIAAGSVRNDVKVADIAPTVLAADGIAADAAWKLDGTALGALKADDFDALRPVLQGKVDETRPAAGTLGWTHTTPEGWSIDNSKMPAGGVTEWAGWSFATDEFWTNVELGQRRETSVRSRDVFAVADSDEWDDKSHTAGQFDSTLVSPAYALTGAATATLAYATNYFIDGPQSAEVSVSFDGGAPQSLKAYSANTNTNERLTFDVPAGARTAQFRFHYTGTNSAFWTVDRVAFEQAPAPVAPDTTKPVATVKTGTGETVGADGTYDKVSFKLFDAGKVDKVELNGVVKDLSNNVWSDLNFVKPGTFGAVAGQNTLIVSDVAGNTSTVVFTLLG